One Helianthus annuus cultivar XRQ/B chromosome 12, HanXRQr2.0-SUNRISE, whole genome shotgun sequence genomic region harbors:
- the LOC110895823 gene encoding kinesin-like protein KIN-14I, translating to MIRVVGAKNLYANPSPSNEEFQLGSSGLNLCNVIKKVHPQTVSKVVESSYDLAASQDRAALFAYQYFENAKNFLVAVQQMGLHTFEASDLEQGGKTSRIVYCVLTLKPYS from the exons ATGATAAGAGTTGTTGGAGCAAAGAATTTGTACGCAAATCCTTCACCTTCTAACGAAGAGTTTCAGCTTGGTTCAAGTGGATTAAATTTATGCAATGTGATTAAGAAAGTACATCCTCAAACTGTTTCTAAG GTTGTAGAAAGTTCATATGATCTTGCTGCTTCACAGGATAGAGCTGCTTTATTTGCATATCAGTATTTTGAGAATGCGAAGAACTTTTTAGTAGCTGTTCAGCAAATGGGGCTCCATACCTTTGAAGCGTCAGATTTAGAACAA GGAGGAAAAACATCAAGAATTGTGTATTGTGTGTTGACACTCAAACCATACAGTTAG